In Haliaeetus albicilla chromosome 3, bHalAlb1.1, whole genome shotgun sequence, the following are encoded in one genomic region:
- the ASXL3 gene encoding putative Polycomb group protein ASXL3 isoform X3, whose protein sequence is MGSDGVLRLSSSALNNEFFAYAAQGWKQRLAEGEFTPEMQLRIRQEIEKEKKTEPWKEKFFERFYGEKLGMSRGESMKLTAVQNNDEDESNSLCGSSGTPGPSKQATFEDQEEKGAKIPPLPERDYCPSLCSMEQVPVKDLTADSEDILIPEESIIQEEIAEEVETSICECQEENHKTEHEFSEESVSPAGTNEETEAVQLADSTESCVMMNDVTDTVSHIEIKVELKSECSQEEMSVVIDQLEDCVSPAQSASSTNSVSDTAEKDSESAKELIAPEMQNAALEGSLFTGGGIAVDMELQSDPEEQLSENACISETSFSSGSPEGPCVCVASPGGDTQSTSEEPCTPASLETACSSEVSSTENIEGDIQQKASDENLHTPLMSEISPMSTSPVTSEASLMSNLPLTSEASPASNLPLTSETSPMSDLPLTSETSSVSSVLLTSETSVANSLPLPLETSPVSNSPSNERLTLQQRKSPCLLEDSLPTLKEESSAIPKVVQEENLVVQPKQLQTAPENMKVGSLTIIPDTSVLEEPQSKSLSHQPCKSRSEIEKSYIASIPEHSPPEVIKIKNHGVQQRGDKKGTLLPSEVAVLSEGSVGKNIELLPSKPHDKLYTSSLEKATFSEVCRSKSHKLTGSTQSRLESSHSSKSLEPTKSPEVRNESRDPEIPKRKTAEQHSFGICKEKRARIDDDQPNRSASSTSPSDKDQPPREEPRVPPLKIQLSKIGPPFIIKSQPVCKPEPRVSPSTSVSSGRNTGARTLADIKARAQQARAQREAAAAAAVAAAASIVSGAMGTPCEGGKTRTLAHIKEQTKAKLFAKHQARAHLLQTNKESKSQFSSKESTSSLEIPTSTDTKIEGSTGVIIVNPNCRSPSNKSAHHRETTTLLQQSLNTAILPETATEISVHSSDENIPMPQLCEKIISSTSTESNSVPVLYNKSSVSVSVCSTAMSGAIKELSFASSVDKSSVLMSVDSANTAVSACNINMLKTIQGADTPCITVGPKCIDNTNVPVSIDNTVLSNAIDDKRLPIPSSNANNTVSSHYATVPASSIANNLPNHLSGSSVLIPPVGTTNRFSSDKIAITGCNEQSTVSIHTTVRSALSCSEALAVADAVARPPISMFTGNMVTISSYDNATKLNADLLEKSSGARNRMDLSGKPQPVSFTQTAMNRSIPCKVIVDHTTNLNSSLSLSSSIENAENSIDLQSRPVRTEAALQSIACPQVSVISRPEVVSNESLEHSSSFITITAKQDSKNLQAGCSSLREVPLAPQDKLIEVVTPSQGFAEQLRGPSAFKNEADAACASQYSTNNRICWHDEEAMSTDQPVVSHLNSGKHKEYAEQNCLKNVKTEPSSYTQMSELQSRSLLTSIAVPVKSETNESDKCFRMDTEDFTGPEMPAQTAEIATSAQPPQTSKTSIVDSMEDTLSLTTETLKRVTGAGGSSCRLSSVEANNPLVTQLLQGNLPLEKVLPQPRSGAKLEINRLPLPLQTTSVCKTVVSERNIVEHPSNSPNPDGKGFTAGSVAPLQIRKRENHPKKRMARTVGEHAQIKCEPGKVSMDTDVKAAPCVISSSMNQLGHGQPFKQEWLNKHAIQSRIAHSPEIKQQKRPLPSCSFQQSLFHIDKNGSFHAEASTSHRQHFYQMSMAARGPIPTAALLQTTSKGPPGCNAFAFSRHLEQKGLGDVNISTAAHQLRLGSVFSPNIQIKEGDDIASASQTLQSKTLVHPPPPPPPLPPPPPPHPNAEVPSDQKQPTVTMETTKRLSWPQPASICSNIKSEPISFEEGLSSSCELGMKQTSYDQNEVKEQLKAFALKNADFSSYLLSEPQKPFTQLAAQKIQTQHPQQQQQQQQLCGNYPTIHFGSTSFKRAASAIEKSIGILGSGSNTATGLSNQNAQIPVQKFADSSNADELELKCSCRLKAMIVCKGCGAFCHDDCIGPSKLCVACLVVR, encoded by the exons ATGGGAAGTGATGGAGTTTTGCGCCTCAGTAGTTCCGCTCTAAATAATGAATTCTTCGCATATGCAGCACAAGGGTGGAAACAGCGATTGGCAGAAG GAGAATTTACACCAGAAATGCAGTTGCGCATCAGACAAGagattgaaaaagaaaagaaaacagaaccttggaaggaaaaattctttgaaagGTTTTATGGTGAAAA ATTGGGAATGTCAAGAGGGGAATCAATGAAACTCACTGCAGTGCAGAACAATGATGAAGATGAAAGCAATTCTTTGTGTGGATCTTCTGGCACACCTGGTCCTTCTAAGCAAGCAACCTTTGAAGACCAAGAAGAGAAAGGTGCTAAAATTCCACCTTTACCAGAGAGAGATTATTGTCCATCTCTTTGTAGTATGGAACAGGTTCCTGTCAAGGATCTAACAGCAGACTCAGAGGATATACTGATACCTGAAGAATCAATCATTCAGGAGGAGATTGCTGAGGAGGTTGAGACAAGTATTTGTGAATGCCAAGAGGAAAACCATAAAACAGAACATGAGTTTTCTGAGGAGTCAGTAAGTCCAGCTGGCAcaaatgaagaaacagaggCAGTACAGCTTGCAGACAGCACTGAGTCCTGTGTCATGATGAATGATGTAACTGATACTGTATCTCACATTGAAATTAAAGTGGAGTTGAAGTCAGAATGCTCTCAGGAGGAGATGTCAGTTGTGATAGATCAGCTGGAGGATTGTGTATCACCAGCACAATCAGCTTCATCCACAAACTCCGTCAGTGATACAGCAGAGAAGGATTCTGAGTCTGCAAAAGAGCTAATTGCaccagaaatgcaaaatgctgctCTGGAAGGCTCTTTGTTCACTGGTGGAGGCATTGCGGTGGATATGGAGCTTCAAAGTGACCCTGAGGAACAGTTGTCTGAGAATGCTTGTATTTCTGAAACTTCCTTTTCGTCTGGAAGTCCAGAAGGACCATGTGTTTGTGTTGCCTCTCCTGGAGGAGACACTCAGTCGACTTCAGAGGAACCCTGTACTCCAGCATCTCTTGAAACAGCTTGCTCATCTGAAGTGTCCAGTACTGAAAACATTGAAGGTGATATTCAGCAAAAGGCCAGTGATGAAAACTTGCACACACCTTTAATGTCGGAAATCTCTCCAATGTCCACCTCACCTGTAACCTCAGAAGCATCTCTGATGTCAAATTTACCTTTAACATCAGAGGCATCACCAGCTTCTAATTTACCTTTAACATCAGAAACATCTCCAATGTCTGATTTGCCTTTAACATCAGAAACATCTTCAGTATCTTCTGTTCTTCTAACTTCTGAAACATCTGTGGCAAATAGTTTGCCTCTTCCATTGGAGACATCTCCAGTTTCTAATTCCCCAAGCAATGAAAGACTTACTCTGCAACAAAGGAAATCGCCGTGTTTGTTGGAAGACTCCCTTCCCActttgaaagaagaaagctCTGCCATTCCTAAGGTGGTTCAAGAAGAGAATCTTGTTGTTCAGCCAAAGCAACTTCAGACTGCTCCTGAAAATATGAAAGTTGGTTCACTAACAATTATACCTGATACTTCAGTATTGGAAGAGCCCCAAAGCAAAAGCCTCAGTCATCAGCCATGTAAGTCACGTTCTGAAATTGAGAAATCTTACATTGCATCCATCCCAGAACACTCTCCTCCAGAGGtgatcaaaattaaaaatcacgGTGTTCAGCAAAGAGGTGACAAGAAAGGTACACTTTTGCCATCAGAGGTAGCTGTCTTATCAGAAGGATCAGTTGGCAAAAATATCGAACTGCTTCCATCAAAGCCACATGATAAACTATATACCTCATCTTTAGAGAAAGCTACGTTCTCTGAAGTGTGCAGAAGTAAATCTCACAAGCTAACAGGCAGCACCCAAAGCCGTCTAGAGAGTTCACATTCTTCCAAGTCATTAGAACCCACAAAATCACCCGAAGTGAGGAATGAAAGTAGAGACCCAGAGAtcccaaaaaggaaaacagcagaacAGCACAGTTTTGGAAtctgcaaagagaagagagCTAGAATAGATGATGATCAGCCTAACCGTAGTGCTTCATCAACAAGTCCATCTGATAAAGATCAGCCACCCAGAGAAGAACCCCGAGTTCCACCCCTTAAG attcagctttcaaaaattGGACCACCTTTTATCATCAAGAGCCAACCTGTTTGTAAACCAGAACCTCGAGTTTCCCCAAGTACATCAGTCAGCAGTGGGAGAAACACTGGGGCTAGAACTCTTGCAGATATCAAAGCAAGAGCTCAGCAAGCAAGAGCCCAAAgagaagctgcagctgcagcagccgtGGCAGCAGCTGCAAGCATAGTCTCTGGAGCAATGGGGACCCCATGCGAAGGTGGGAAGACAAGAACGCTGGCACACATCAAGGAACAAACAAAGGCCAAGCTATTTGCAAAGCATCAAGCCAGAGCTCATTTACTCCAGACTAATAAAGAATCAAAGTCGCAGTTCAGCTCAAAGGAAAGTACCTCATCTCTGGAGATACCAACTTCTACTGACACAAAGATTGAAGGTTCCACTGGTGTCATCATAGTTAATCCTAACTGCAGGTCCCCTAGCAACAAGTCTGCTCATCACCGTGAGACTACCACTTTATTGCAGCAGTCACTTAACACAGCTATATTACCAGAAACTGCTACTGAGATATCGGTGCACAGTTCTGATGAAAATATACCTATGCCACAATTGtgtgagaaaattatttcatctaCCTCTACTGAAAGTAACAGTGTGCCAGTGCTTTATAATAAAAGTTCAGTCTCTGTGTCTGTTTGCAGCACTGCTATGTCTGGAGCAATTAAAGAACTTTCTTTTGCAAGTTCTGTTGATAAATCCTCTGTTTTAATGTCTGTTGACAGTGCAAACACAGCAGTTTCAGCTTGTAATATAAATATGCTGAAAACCATCCAAGGGGCTGATACTCCATGCATAACTGTTGGACCAAAATGTATTGATAACACTAATGTACCAGTCTCCATAGACAATACAGTCTTATCAAACGCCATTGATGACAAAAGGTTGCCGATACCAAGTAGCAATGCGAATAACACAGTCTCCAGTCATTATGCCACTGTGCCAGCTTCATCTATTGCAAATAATTTGCCAAATCATCTCTCTGGTAGTTCTGTACTGATTCCCCCAGTGGGGACTACcaacagattttcttctgataAGATAGCCATAACTGGGTGTAACGAGCAAAGCACTGTCTCCATTCACACTACCGTTAGATCAGCTTTAAGTTGCAGTGAGGCCCTTGCAGTAGCAGATGCTGTTGCAAGGCCACCCATTTCAATGTTTACTGGTAACATGGTGACAATAAGCTCTTACGATAATGCTACTAAATTAAATGCTGATCTCTTAGAAAAAAGCTCTGGAGCACGAAACCGAATGGATCTCTCTGGTAAACCTCAGCCAGTGAGCTTTACACAAACTGCCATGAATAGGTCTATACCTTGCAAAGTCATTGTTGACCACACTACAAATCTGAATTCCAGTCTGTCACTTTCTTCTTCTATTGAAAATGCAGAGAACAGCATTGACCTGCAGAGTAGACCTGTAAGGACAGAAGCTGCCTTACAAAGTATAGCCTGTCCTCAGGTGTCTGTCATAAGCAGGCCTGAAGTGGTCTCTAATGAAAGCCTTGAGCACAGTTCCAGCTTTATCACCATTACAGCAAAGCAAGACAGCAAGAACTTGCAGGCAGGTTGTTCAAGTCTTCGAGAAGTGCCTCTTGCTCCTCAAGATAAATTAATTGAGGTTGTTACTCCCAGCCAAGGTTTTGCTGAGCAATTAAGAGGTccttcagcatttaaaaatgaagcagatgCTGCCTGTGCCAGTCAGTATAGCACTAACAATAGAATTTGTTGGCATGATGAAGAGGCAATGAGTACAGACCAGCCAGTGGTCAGCCATCTTAACTCCGGTAAGCATAAGGAATACGCAGAGCAAAACTGcttaaaaaatgtcaaaaccGAACCTTCCAGTTACACGCAAATGTCAGAACTGCAATCCAGGAGTCTTCTGACAagcattgctgttcctgttAAATCGGAAACGAATGAGTCTGACAAGTGCTTCAGGATGGACACCGAGGATTTTACAGGACCTGAAATGCCTGCCCAGACTGCAGAAATAGCCACGAGCGCGCAGCCACCGCAGACCTCCAAGACATCCATTGTGGACTCTATGGAAGACACCCTGTCCCTGACAACAGAAACCCTAAAGAGAGTTACCGGTGCCGGGGGCTCTAGCTGTCGCTTGTCGTCAGTGGAGGCCAACAATCCTTTAGTGACACAGTTACTGCAAGGCAACCTGCCTTTAGAGAAAGTACTGCCGCAGCCCAGATCAGGAGCCAAACTAGAAATTAACAGGCTTCCCTTGCCTTTGCAAACTACCTCAGTATGTAAAACAGTAGTGTCCGAGAGAAATATTGTTGAACATCCTTCCAACTCTCCTAATCCAGATGGTAAAGGATTTACAGCAGGCAGCGTAGCCCCGCTACAAATCAGAAAGCGTGAAAACCATCCGAAAAAGAGGATGGCCAGGACTGTAGGGGAACATGCTCAAATTAAATGTGAGCCTGGGAAGGTGTCAATGGACACAGATGTTAAAGCGGCTCCTTGTGTAATTAGTTCCAGCATGAATCAGCTAGGGCATGGTCAGCCATTTAAGCAGGAGTGGCTGAACAAACATGCCATTCAGAGCCGAATTGCTCACAGCCCAGAGAtcaagcagcagaagaggcCGTTGCCTTCATGCAGTTTCCAGCAGAGCTTATTTCACATTGATAAAAATGGCAGCTTTCACGCAGAAGCTAGTACCTCACATAGACAGCATTTTTACCAAATGTCCATGGCTGCAAGAGGCCCCATTCCTACGGCAGCTTTGTTGCAAACTACTTCAAAAGGCCCACCTGGCTGCAACGCATTTGCTTTTAGCAGACACCTGGAACAGAAGGGCTTGGGAGATGTGAATATTTCTACAGCAGCTCACCAGCTGAGGCTAGGAAGTGTGTTTTCCCCTAATATTCAAATTAAGGAAGGTGATGACATTGCCAGTGCCTCTCAAACTCTGCAGAGCAAAACACTAGTgcatccccctcctccccctccacccctgccacctcctccccctcctcacccAAATGCCGAAGTCCCCTCTGATCAAAAACAACCGACAGTTACTATGGAAACCACTAAAAGACTTAGTTGGCCTCAGCCAGCAAGCATCTGTAGCAATATAAAATCTGAACCTATTTCTTTTGAGGAAGGTTTAAGCAGCAGCTGCGAACTGGGCATGAAACAAACTTCCTATGATCAGAACGAAGTGAAAGAACAGTTAAAAGcgtttgcattaaaaaatgcagatttctcTTCCTATTTACTTTCTGAGCCACAGAAGCCTTTTACCCAACTTGCTGCTCAGAAAATACAGACgcagcacccacagcagcagcagcagcagcagcagctctgtggaaattaTCCAACAATACACTTCGGTAGCACAAGCTTCAAAAGGGCAGCATCTGCAATTGAGAAATCGATTGGGATTTTAGGAAGTGGCTCAAACACTGCCACAGGCCTGTCTAACCAGAATGCGCAGATCCCGGTTCAGAAATTTGCTGACAGTAGCAATGCCGATGAACTGGAACTGAAATGCTCTTGCAGGCTGAAAGCCATGATCGTGTGCAAAGGCTGCGGAGCCTTCTGTCATGATGACTGCATAGGGCCTTCCAAACTGTGTGTAGCTTGTCTGGTTGTACGATAG